One Methanobacterium sp. genomic region harbors:
- a CDS encoding N-acetylneuraminate synthase family protein, whose translation MKKIKINPTDNFKKPYIISEVGVNHEGDLDKAKQMIEEVANAGGDAVKFQAYKAETLASKYSPAYWDTEKEKTKSQYELFKKHDTFWKSEFEELADYCKEYNVDFLATPFDIESTDFLEPLMPSYKIASADITNKPFLEYIALKGKPILLSTGASTISEIWRAVEWIKNKGNTQIVLLHCVLNYPTDYKDANLGMINHMKKIFSDFVIGYSDHTLPEYTNDVLTTAWHLGAMVLEKHYTWNKELPGNDHYHAMDYNDLKSFVEKIELNNELLGQFNKNYLESEENSRKYARRSLVAKKSIPKGKIIEKNDITWKRPGTGIPPWMMDHLIGGKALEDIKEDEILKFDKIKFTETV comes from the coding sequence ATGAAAAAAATCAAAATTAACCCTACTGACAACTTTAAAAAGCCTTATATTATCTCCGAAGTTGGAGTTAATCATGAAGGTGATCTGGATAAAGCAAAACAAATGATTGAAGAAGTTGCAAATGCAGGAGGAGATGCTGTTAAGTTCCAGGCTTACAAAGCAGAAACACTGGCTTCTAAATATTCTCCGGCATACTGGGATACAGAAAAGGAAAAAACAAAATCCCAGTATGAACTATTTAAAAAACACGATACATTCTGGAAATCTGAATTTGAAGAATTAGCAGACTACTGTAAAGAATATAATGTTGATTTTTTAGCTACACCATTTGATATTGAAAGTACAGATTTTTTAGAACCATTGATGCCTTCATATAAAATAGCTTCAGCAGATATTACAAATAAACCATTTTTAGAATATATTGCTCTAAAGGGTAAACCTATACTCTTATCTACTGGGGCTTCGACCATATCTGAAATATGGAGAGCTGTAGAATGGATCAAAAATAAAGGAAATACCCAGATAGTCTTACTTCACTGTGTTCTAAACTACCCTACCGATTATAAAGACGCTAATCTTGGAATGATTAACCATATGAAGAAAATTTTCTCAGATTTTGTTATTGGTTATTCAGACCATACTTTACCCGAATACACAAATGATGTTTTAACTACTGCATGGCATTTAGGCGCTATGGTCCTTGAGAAACATTATACATGGAATAAAGAACTGCCTGGAAATGATCACTATCATGCCATGGACTATAATGATCTAAAAAGTTTTGTGGAAAAAATTGAACTTAATAATGAACTATTAGGGCAGTTTAATAAAAATTATTTAGAAAGTGAAGAAAACTCACGTAAATACGCCCGAAGAAGTTTAGTTGCTAAAAAATCCATTCCAAAGGGCAAAATAATTGAAAAAAATGATATAACATGGAAAAGACCAGGTACTGGCATCCCCCCATGGATGATGGACCATTTAATTGGAGGTAAAGCTTTAGAGGACATTAAAGAAGATGAAATATTGAAATTTGACAAGATCAAATTTACAGAAACTGTCTAA
- a CDS encoding polysaccharide pyruvyl transferase family protein: MGVKRIGLLHGAILNGGDYLICKRGTKLLNQYLGSKFELVHIKRWEPFKGNFDALIILGGPIISRNMHVHSRRIKEYLDDKKIPVVALGIGVSGEPYGDLDEYFTDESLTFWKDIYESSNLISVRDEQTYSLLKHFGIDARLTGCPALFDLDNIGFDNEFNIKKGEKLKVSLTIPNIKMDIHSFTDILFTLKDFLLILFFISYVKMVFKFNKIDNESYLVLQHGFNSIINLICAYSNLFGIKRVDASKRSLDEIKEIKFSDIHIGTRLHCNIHFLSNGKPSYLFNVDNRTSAFLKTINNDFNINFSFLGIIELVNLASKELKDVTLVKNRVIKSDKTITNYFKEMSMFLLDVEKFMDSTYDEVKAVPEEDSIIKTAAPASQKITEKP, encoded by the coding sequence ATGGGCGTTAAAAGAATAGGTTTATTACATGGTGCAATTTTAAATGGGGGAGATTATTTAATATGTAAGAGGGGCACTAAGCTATTAAATCAGTATTTGGGTTCTAAATTTGAATTGGTACATATTAAAAGATGGGAACCATTTAAAGGTAATTTTGATGCCTTGATAATTTTGGGCGGCCCTATTATTTCCAGGAATATGCATGTGCACTCCAGGAGGATTAAGGAATATCTTGATGATAAAAAAATACCGGTTGTAGCTTTAGGTATTGGTGTATCTGGCGAACCTTATGGGGACCTTGACGAATATTTCACTGATGAATCCTTAACTTTTTGGAAAGATATATATGAAAGTTCTAATTTGATTTCAGTCAGGGATGAGCAGACTTATTCGTTGTTAAAACATTTTGGTATTGATGCTAGACTAACTGGTTGTCCTGCATTATTTGATTTAGATAATATTGGGTTTGACAACGAATTTAATATTAAAAAAGGAGAAAAGTTAAAAGTCTCTTTGACCATTCCCAACATTAAAATGGATATACATTCATTTACTGATATTTTATTTACCCTTAAAGATTTTTTATTGATCCTGTTTTTCATTTCTTACGTGAAAATGGTCTTTAAATTTAACAAAATTGACAATGAAAGCTATTTAGTTTTGCAACATGGATTTAATTCAATTATTAATCTAATCTGTGCATACAGTAATTTATTTGGAATTAAAAGGGTAGACGCTTCAAAGAGAAGTTTAGATGAGATAAAAGAGATTAAATTTTCAGATATTCATATTGGAACTCGTCTTCACTGTAATATTCATTTTTTATCTAATGGAAAACCTTCTTATCTTTTTAATGTAGATAACAGGACGAGTGCCTTCCTGAAAACTATTAATAATGACTTTAATATTAATTTTTCTTTTTTAGGAATCATTGAATTGGTAAATTTGGCCTCAAAAGAATTAAAAGATGTCACCTTAGTTAAAAATAGGGTTATTAAATCTGATAAAACAATTACCAATTATTTTAAGGAAATGAGCATGTTTTTACTGGATGTAGAAAAATTCATGGATTCAACATATGATGAAGTAAAGGCAGTCCCTGAGGAGGACAGTATCATTAAAACTGCAGCCCCTGCATCACAAAAAATTACGGAAAAGCCCTGA
- a CDS encoding glycosyltransferase family 39 protein, which produces MDSAKNKHKPAFTNLNKIYRNPLFILTLITVGITSYILYVQMKIGVPYWDVFNYLNNALYFAGIGKGSALYLPPVVPLLTSLFFKTGYVSINAIFILDSILLVIGVIGLYLLLNMRFNEIQSFTGSIIFISFPVVLSWVAAGGIDIPGVSFSIWAIYLTVLGVKKDSKFLYFVIPIIMLAFLTRYTAGLIVLPIVLYSIINIRKIQKIKKVILGISLELAVLVVAFIFYLMHLGAIKTFYNLLMNITTSSTTGVGDVAYNPSVWYYLQNIPNYISVGPIQGTYQQILNPSMGVPSILSYITILIASIGIILYMRSILSSKLNLNKLKISRNNLIKIIVLIVLVIGFAAAFNNVSYVINEIILFGICCILYMLLGNQKTKNLDMDLMFFSWFGAYLIFQSILGMKVDRYFITMAPALVYFIILGLSEFINKINPRIKNKNLKSWGIYSIIALIFLSSAAVTYIGHTPKKTFTVDIGDASNWIKEHDPDYKNKIIYSDYPPAVSWYLKKQVNGAYTRLYSNSEEFSKRLQKKDAYYYIDSLSEPKPDLDGYHIVKTFGTVAVYEKY; this is translated from the coding sequence TTGGACAGTGCAAAAAACAAACATAAACCTGCTTTTACAAATTTAAATAAAATATACCGCAACCCTCTCTTTATATTAACCCTAATTACAGTAGGAATAACTTCCTATATTTTATACGTTCAAATGAAAATTGGTGTTCCCTACTGGGATGTTTTTAACTATTTAAATAATGCACTCTACTTTGCAGGTATAGGAAAAGGCAGTGCACTCTACCTTCCACCAGTTGTACCCCTTTTAACATCTCTTTTTTTTAAAACAGGATATGTTTCCATCAATGCTATTTTTATTTTAGATAGTATACTGCTCGTAATTGGAGTAATTGGACTGTATTTATTATTAAACATGCGGTTTAATGAAATTCAAAGCTTTACTGGCAGCATAATATTTATATCATTTCCAGTTGTACTGTCATGGGTTGCTGCAGGCGGCATAGATATTCCCGGAGTTTCTTTTTCAATATGGGCAATTTATTTAACTGTTTTAGGTGTTAAAAAGGATTCAAAATTTTTATACTTTGTCATACCCATTATTATGTTAGCATTCCTTACAAGGTACACTGCAGGCCTCATAGTTCTCCCAATAGTACTTTATTCCATCATCAATATACGAAAAATACAAAAAATTAAAAAAGTTATTTTAGGTATTTCGTTAGAGCTTGCAGTGCTGGTTGTTGCATTTATATTCTATTTAATGCATTTAGGAGCTATAAAAACTTTTTATAACCTGTTAATGAATATTACTACCTCTTCAACTACAGGAGTAGGGGATGTTGCATATAACCCCAGTGTATGGTATTATCTCCAAAACATACCAAATTATATATCAGTAGGCCCCATCCAAGGCACTTATCAACAAATATTAAATCCTTCCATGGGCGTTCCATCCATATTGTCATATATAACCATATTAATCGCTTCTATTGGGATTATCTTATATATGCGCTCTATTTTAAGCTCTAAGCTTAACCTGAATAAATTAAAAATAAGCAGGAATAACTTAATTAAAATTATAGTGCTGATTGTTCTGGTTATTGGCTTTGCCGCTGCTTTTAATAATGTATCCTATGTTATAAATGAGATAATTCTCTTTGGAATATGTTGTATTTTGTATATGCTTTTGGGGAACCAAAAAACCAAAAATCTGGATATGGATTTAATGTTTTTTTCATGGTTTGGAGCTTATTTAATATTTCAAAGTATTTTAGGAATGAAAGTGGATAGATATTTTATTACAATGGCCCCCGCACTTGTATATTTCATTATTTTAGGTTTAAGTGAATTTATTAATAAAATAAATCCTAGAATTAAAAATAAAAATTTGAAATCATGGGGTATTTACTCAATAATCGCATTGATATTTTTATCGTCTGCTGCAGTTACTTACATCGGACATACGCCTAAAAAAACGTTTACCGTGGATATAGGAGACGCAAGCAACTGGATTAAAGAACATGATCCCGATTACAAAAACAAAATAATTTATTCGGACTATCCTCCTGCAGTCAGCTGGTATCTCAAAAAACAGGTGAACGGTGCATATACAAGACTTTACAGTAATTCAGAAGAATTTTCGAAACGGCTCCAGAAAAAAGATGCTTATTATTACATTGATTCGCTAAGCGAGCCCAAACCTGATCTTGATGGTTATCATATAGTCAAAACATTTGGAACTGTGGCAGTTTACGAGAAATATTAA
- a CDS encoding GDP-mannose 4,6-dehydratase — MNWKGKNVLITGIDGFVGPYLGESLLKKEANVCGLVRKRADGIKTKSLEDKGIEKDVKLIGGDLTDITSLANALDVSDPDFIFHLAAQSFVPRSFENSLETQQINCIGTANLLDAVRMKDIDSKIVFAGSSEEYGLVISSSTHHEQAQKKHHAIFPEVENIPEVPIKETNPLRPMSPYAVSKVYGDFLMRNYYHSYGLDTVVSRAFNHEGAGRGPMFVTSVITNHIMKLKFGEISKINIGNVNAFRDWSHVKDIVNGYMLLAEKGKSGEVYNQGSMQTNSVLSYILLSLKEAGWNINKIETFNGEKIIKEPVSMDHSKIFGIGFEKTAVDHMMLEGELEYTIADKGIYAHTDKGKIAVEFNPDRFRPAEVPILLSNTKKIQKSGVKIEYKLNHIIKDQLNYYLKKENRV, encoded by the coding sequence ATGAACTGGAAAGGTAAAAATGTTTTAATAACTGGAATAGATGGATTTGTAGGGCCTTATTTAGGAGAAAGCTTGTTAAAAAAGGAAGCTAATGTCTGTGGGTTAGTTAGAAAGAGGGCGGATGGAATAAAAACCAAAAGTTTAGAGGACAAGGGAATTGAAAAGGATGTAAAGTTGATTGGTGGTGATTTAACTGATATTACTTCGCTTGCTAATGCACTTGACGTGTCAGATCCTGATTTTATTTTTCATTTAGCTGCTCAGTCCTTTGTTCCAAGGTCCTTTGAGAATTCACTGGAAACACAGCAGATAAACTGCATAGGAACCGCAAATTTATTAGATGCTGTAAGGATGAAAGATATTGACTCAAAAATTGTTTTTGCAGGTTCCAGCGAAGAATATGGGCTGGTTATATCATCCAGTACTCACCATGAGCAGGCGCAAAAAAAACATCACGCCATATTTCCTGAAGTAGAAAATATTCCCGAAGTTCCTATTAAAGAGACTAATCCTTTACGCCCCATGTCTCCCTATGCTGTTTCTAAAGTTTATGGTGATTTTTTAATGAGGAATTATTATCATTCTTATGGGTTGGATACTGTTGTTTCTCGTGCTTTTAACCATGAAGGTGCTGGAAGAGGCCCTATGTTCGTTACATCAGTTATAACTAACCATATTATGAAATTAAAATTTGGAGAAATTAGCAAAATTAATATAGGTAATGTGAACGCTTTTAGAGACTGGTCACATGTCAAAGACATAGTTAACGGCTACATGCTCCTGGCAGAGAAAGGTAAAAGTGGAGAAGTATATAACCAAGGTTCAATGCAAACAAATTCCGTACTAAGCTACATATTATTAAGTTTAAAAGAAGCAGGATGGAATATTAATAAAATTGAAACATTTAATGGAGAAAAAATAATTAAAGAACCAGTTTCAATGGACCATTCCAAGATTTTTGGAATTGGTTTTGAAAAAACAGCAGTAGACCATATGATGTTAGAAGGAGAACTTGAGTATACAATTGCAGATAAAGGAATTTACGCCCACACAGATAAAGGAAAAATAGCAGTAGAATTCAACCCAGACAGATTCAGACCAGCAGAAGTGCCAATTTTACTATCAAATACCAAAAAAATTCAAAAATCAGGGGTTAAAATAGAATATAAACTAAACCACATCATAAAAGACCAGTTGAATTACTATCTAAAAAAAGAAAATAGAGTTTAA
- a CDS encoding glycosyltransferase, protein MITINFITSWNTECGIADTTRLLVDELKKYDDIQINICPVKKSGPKNLFYFFKLLKNIPKDQITHIQYHSDLFGPFIPNISLSYFPMVISLLKFWRKNKIITTVHEIDSNSRIDKLIIKFLNFSDKLIVHNRNLINSMENCGVKKGKLFLIPLGTIQIKLLDKKLCKNRLGVADKKILTIFGFIGLNKGHDLLVDILPELDKNHILVIAGEPRTKEQIEYKHLLEEQIFYAGLQDRVKFLGFVDRKHLPVVAGATDIFIYPYRWIIASAALNIALSYQIPTITSDLDYFKEIKREYSCIELFKSENKQDLLEKICGLLRSAEKQEHLKEKCKYFNKKTSWKAVGNKTRELYLELTY, encoded by the coding sequence ATGATTACTATTAATTTCATTACCAGCTGGAACACAGAATGTGGAATAGCTGATACCACCAGACTACTTGTTGATGAATTAAAAAAATATGATGATATTCAAATCAACATCTGTCCCGTTAAAAAATCAGGACCTAAAAATCTTTTTTATTTCTTTAAATTATTAAAAAATATCCCAAAGGATCAGATTACACATATTCAGTACCACAGCGATTTATTTGGCCCGTTTATACCTAACATTTCACTCAGTTATTTTCCAATGGTTATATCTCTGCTGAAATTCTGGAGAAAAAATAAAATAATTACCACTGTACATGAAATAGACTCAAATTCAAGGATAGATAAACTTATTATTAAATTTCTAAACTTTTCTGACAAATTAATTGTCCATAACCGTAATTTAATCAATTCTATGGAAAATTGTGGAGTAAAAAAGGGTAAGTTATTTTTAATTCCGCTGGGTACCATCCAAATCAAATTACTGGATAAAAAGTTATGTAAGAATAGGTTAGGCGTAGCAGACAAGAAAATATTGACTATTTTTGGATTTATAGGTTTAAATAAAGGACATGATCTCCTTGTTGATATTTTACCTGAGCTTGATAAAAACCATATCCTTGTTATAGCAGGCGAGCCCAGAACTAAAGAACAAATTGAGTACAAGCACCTTTTAGAAGAGCAAATATTTTATGCAGGGTTACAGGACAGGGTGAAATTTCTTGGTTTTGTTGATAGAAAACATTTGCCAGTTGTTGCAGGCGCCACGGATATTTTTATATATCCTTACCGGTGGATTATAGCTTCTGCAGCTCTTAATATAGCCTTAAGCTACCAAATCCCAACCATAACTTCTGACCTGGATTATTTTAAAGAAATAAAAAGAGAATATAGTTGTATAGAACTATTTAAAAGCGAAAATAAGCAGGATTTACTGGAAAAAATATGCGGCCTCCTAAGAAGTGCTGAAAAACAGGAACATCTTAAGGAAAAATGCAAGTATTTTAACAAAAAAACAAGCTGGAAAGCTGTTGGAAATAAAACGAGGGAATTATATCTGGAATTAACATACTAA